One region of Haloprofundus salilacus genomic DNA includes:
- the pan2 gene encoding proteasome-activating nucleotidase Pan2, whose translation MSRSPSLPDRPRLDLDPEMSDAERLDAMQKHLARIVQVNEELDERLAQADNRMEDLQEEVDQLKRRNDTLKKASLYLASVEEVSDDGVVIKQHGNNQEVLTEVSPQLENKLEAGDRVAINDSFAVQRILDDETDARAQAMEVEESPDVTYDDIGGLDEQIREVKEAVEDPLASPELFEEVGVEPPAGVLLYGPPGTGKTMLAKAVANQTDATFIKMAGSELVQKFIGEGARLVRDLFSLAAEREPAVIFIDEIDAVASKRTDSKTSGDAEVQRTMMQLLNEMDGFEERGEIRIIAATNRFDMLDEAILRPGRFDRLIEVPKPNEEGRRRILDIHTSRMNVADDVDLETFADDLDGFSGADIASLTTEAGMFAIRDDRTEVRMEDFEAAREKLAETDGDDGPVGEFTDYQY comes from the coding sequence ATGTCTCGGAGTCCGTCGCTCCCCGACCGCCCTCGGCTCGACCTCGACCCAGAGATGTCGGACGCCGAGCGACTCGACGCGATGCAGAAGCATCTCGCACGCATCGTCCAGGTCAACGAGGAGCTAGATGAACGGTTAGCACAGGCAGACAACCGGATGGAAGACCTTCAGGAGGAGGTCGACCAGCTGAAACGCCGCAACGACACGCTGAAGAAGGCGTCGCTGTACCTCGCCTCCGTCGAAGAGGTGTCCGACGACGGCGTCGTCATCAAGCAGCACGGCAACAATCAGGAGGTGCTGACCGAAGTCTCGCCGCAACTGGAGAACAAACTGGAGGCAGGCGACCGCGTCGCCATCAACGACTCCTTTGCGGTCCAGCGTATCCTCGACGACGAGACCGACGCCAGAGCGCAGGCGATGGAAGTCGAGGAATCACCGGACGTGACCTACGACGACATCGGCGGTCTCGACGAGCAGATCCGGGAGGTCAAAGAGGCCGTCGAGGACCCACTGGCCTCGCCGGAACTGTTCGAGGAAGTCGGCGTCGAGCCGCCCGCGGGCGTCCTGCTGTACGGCCCGCCGGGAACCGGCAAGACGATGCTCGCGAAAGCCGTCGCCAACCAGACCGACGCGACGTTCATCAAGATGGCCGGCTCCGAGTTGGTCCAGAAGTTCATCGGCGAGGGCGCACGACTGGTCCGCGACCTGTTCTCGCTCGCCGCCGAGCGCGAACCCGCCGTTATCTTCATCGACGAGATAGACGCCGTTGCCTCCAAGCGGACCGACTCGAAGACGTCGGGCGACGCCGAGGTTCAGCGGACGATGATGCAACTGCTCAACGAGATGGACGGCTTCGAAGAGCGGGGCGAGATCCGCATCATCGCGGCGACGAACCGCTTCGACATGCTCGACGAGGCCATCCTCCGGCCGGGTCGCTTCGACCGCCTCATCGAAGTGCCCAAACCGAACGAGGAGGGACGCCGCCGCATCCTCGACATCCACACGAGTCGGATGAACGTCGCCGACGACGTGGACCTCGAGACGTTCGCCGACGACCTCGACGGCTTCAGCGGCGCGGACATCGCCAGCCTCACCACCGAGGCGGGGATGTTCGCCATCCGCGACGACCGTACCGAGGTCCGGATGGAGGACTTCGAGGCCGCCCGCGAAAAACTCGCCGAAACCGACGGAGACGACGGCCCTGTCGGCGAGTTCACCGACTACCAGTACTGA
- a CDS encoding pyruvoyl-dependent arginine decarboxylase gives MSTIRVVSGVATGPTPMSSYDAALAEANIHNYNLVAVSSVVPPDAEVEYVETAPDLGPAGGRLTVVEARATTAGPGRVSAGLGWTTGPGPGLFYESAGETDPETVRERVTAGLDAGRDLREWAFEAEHVEVASAEANSGEYTTALVVAAYGESEPII, from the coding sequence ATGAGCACCATTCGCGTCGTGAGCGGCGTTGCGACCGGCCCGACGCCGATGTCGTCGTACGACGCCGCCCTCGCCGAGGCGAACATCCACAACTACAACCTCGTCGCCGTCTCCTCGGTCGTCCCCCCCGACGCCGAGGTGGAGTACGTCGAAACCGCGCCCGACCTCGGCCCGGCCGGAGGGCGTCTCACCGTCGTCGAGGCGCGCGCGACCACCGCCGGACCGGGTCGCGTCTCCGCCGGTCTCGGTTGGACGACCGGACCGGGGCCGGGGCTGTTCTACGAGTCGGCGGGCGAGACGGACCCCGAAACGGTTCGCGAGCGAGTCACCGCCGGTCTCGACGCGGGACGCGACCTCCGCGAGTGGGCGTTCGAGGCGGAACACGTCGAAGTCGCCTCCGCCGAGGCTAACTCCGGCGAGTACACGACGGCGCTCGTGGTCGCGGCCTACGGCGAGAGCGAACCGATTATATAA
- a CDS encoding DUF5811 family protein codes for MNGNTPFAGVPDAVDTDQPNLSTELTGDQKQQLRRAVASIVAQTREYLPDSYAIGSELSYDSNGPRATVAVHPPAGHAVSAGFKPDTDDLESGLDDEDRREVARGLAASAAMQVMTAVGDGVTPTAR; via the coding sequence ATGAACGGAAACACCCCCTTTGCGGGCGTTCCGGATGCCGTCGACACCGACCAGCCGAATCTGTCGACGGAGCTTACCGGCGACCAGAAACAGCAGCTCCGCCGAGCGGTCGCCAGCATCGTCGCCCAGACCCGCGAGTATCTCCCCGACAGCTACGCCATCGGCTCTGAACTCTCCTACGATTCGAACGGCCCGCGAGCGACCGTCGCGGTCCACCCCCCGGCGGGTCACGCCGTCAGCGCCGGGTTCAAACCCGACACCGACGACCTCGAATCCGGTCTCGACGACGAGGACCGCCGCGAAGTCGCGCGGGGTCTCGCCGCCAGCGCCGCGATGCAGGTGATGACCGCCGTTGGCGACGGCGTCACGCCGACCGCGAGATAA
- the infB gene encoding translation initiation factor IF-2, protein MSDTDQPPQSETLRTPIVAVLGHVDHGKTSLLDKIRGSAVSEGEAGAITQHIGATAVPLETVSSMAGSLVDPDDFDLPGLLFIDTPGHHSFSTLRSRGGALADIAILVVDVNDGFQPQTVEALDILKRTGTPFVVAANKVDTTPGWNPQEGSPIKPSYDGQSDRARQMLDTNLYEIIGQLSDEGLSADLYWRVQNFQKNVGVIPVSAMTGEGIPDLLAVLMGLSQRYMKAEMAVDIAGPGAGTVLEVKEERGFGATLDVVLYDGTVREGDTVVVGGTNGPIVTEVRALLQPRPLAEIRTEKRFERVDEAKAAAGVKIAAPDLDAAMAGAPVRVVRGRDVDDVIQDVQAELAEIEVSTEDEGVVVKADTLGSLEAMANALKEAEIPILRAEVGDVAPRDVAVAGTAREDEHKVILAFNVDVLPNAENELENSDVRLFDDDVIYQLIEEYDEFVTERKRAQQETVLDKIVRPARFRILQDHVFRQNDPAVVGVEIMSGTLKNNMRVVKFDGDKPTRVGQLSGIQEQGEDVKQVRAGNRVSVAIDGPTVGRQIDEGDELWVELPEKHAKILEQELSSEIPGDELEALQGYLDKHRRRDPFWGK, encoded by the coding sequence ATGTCAGACACGGACCAGCCACCTCAATCCGAGACGCTTCGCACACCCATCGTCGCCGTTCTGGGTCACGTCGACCACGGGAAAACCAGCCTCCTCGACAAGATCCGGGGGTCGGCCGTCAGCGAGGGCGAGGCCGGCGCCATCACCCAGCACATCGGCGCGACGGCAGTTCCGCTCGAAACCGTCTCGTCGATGGCCGGAAGCCTCGTCGACCCCGACGACTTCGATTTGCCCGGCCTGCTGTTCATCGACACGCCGGGGCACCACTCGTTTTCGACGCTCCGCTCGCGCGGCGGTGCGCTCGCCGACATCGCCATCCTCGTCGTCGACGTGAACGACGGCTTCCAACCGCAGACCGTCGAGGCACTGGACATCCTCAAGCGGACGGGAACGCCGTTCGTCGTCGCTGCCAACAAAGTCGACACTACGCCAGGGTGGAACCCGCAGGAGGGGTCGCCCATCAAACCGTCGTACGACGGCCAGAGCGACCGGGCGCGGCAGATGCTCGACACCAACCTCTACGAGATAATCGGCCAACTCTCCGACGAGGGCCTGTCGGCTGACCTCTACTGGCGCGTTCAGAACTTCCAGAAGAACGTCGGCGTCATCCCCGTCTCCGCGATGACCGGCGAGGGGATTCCCGACCTGCTCGCCGTCCTGATGGGGCTCTCCCAGCGCTACATGAAAGCCGAGATGGCCGTCGACATCGCCGGTCCCGGCGCGGGGACCGTGCTCGAAGTGAAGGAGGAGCGCGGCTTCGGTGCGACGCTCGACGTGGTACTGTACGACGGCACCGTCCGCGAGGGCGACACCGTCGTCGTCGGCGGGACGAACGGGCCCATCGTCACCGAGGTTCGGGCGCTGTTGCAACCGCGACCGCTCGCCGAGATTCGCACCGAGAAGCGCTTCGAGCGCGTCGACGAAGCGAAAGCCGCCGCGGGCGTGAAAATCGCCGCCCCCGACCTCGACGCCGCGATGGCGGGCGCGCCGGTTCGCGTCGTCCGGGGCCGCGACGTCGACGACGTGATTCAGGACGTGCAGGCCGAACTCGCCGAAATCGAGGTCAGCACCGAGGACGAGGGCGTCGTCGTGAAAGCCGACACGCTCGGCAGTCTGGAGGCGATGGCGAACGCGCTGAAAGAAGCCGAGATTCCCATCCTACGCGCGGAGGTCGGCGACGTGGCCCCGCGCGACGTGGCCGTCGCCGGAACCGCCCGCGAGGACGAGCACAAGGTCATCCTCGCGTTCAACGTCGACGTGCTGCCGAACGCCGAGAACGAACTGGAGAACAGCGACGTGCGACTGTTCGACGACGACGTCATCTACCAACTCATCGAGGAGTACGACGAGTTCGTCACCGAGCGCAAGCGCGCCCAGCAGGAGACGGTGCTCGACAAGATCGTCCGCCCGGCGCGCTTCCGCATTCTCCAAGACCACGTGTTCCGCCAGAACGACCCCGCCGTCGTCGGCGTCGAGATCATGTCCGGGACGCTGAAGAACAACATGCGCGTCGTGAAGTTCGACGGCGACAAGCCGACGCGCGTCGGCCAGCTCTCCGGCATCCAGGAGCAGGGCGAGGACGTTAAGCAGGTCCGCGCGGGCAACCGCGTTAGCGTCGCCATCGACGGCCCGACGGTCGGCCGCCAGATAGACGAGGGCGACGAGCTGTGGGTCGAACTCCCCGAGAAGCACGCGAAGATTCTCGAACAGGAGCTGTCGAGCGAGATTCCCGGCGACGAGTTGGAGGCGCTGCAGGGCTACCTCGACAAACACCGCCGCCGCGACCCGTTCTGGGGGAAGTGA
- a CDS encoding PRC-barrel domain-containing protein produces MADILAENLSGKAVMGSDGTELGMLYNITMNHKTGALSDLLVTPDEEAFTVDTGSLDRDDDGRFRIPVSHVKAVKDYIVVQR; encoded by the coding sequence ATGGCCGACATACTCGCCGAGAACCTCTCGGGTAAAGCCGTCATGGGTTCGGACGGAACCGAACTCGGCATGCTGTACAACATCACGATGAACCACAAGACGGGCGCGCTCTCGGACCTGCTCGTCACCCCCGACGAGGAGGCGTTCACCGTCGACACGGGATCGCTCGACCGAGACGACGACGGCCGGTTCCGAATTCCGGTCAGCCACGTCAAAGCGGTGAAAGATTACATCGTCGTCCAGCGTTAG
- a CDS encoding NOB1 family endonuclease — MQVLDSSAFIHEYHTDEQTASIPDVQSELEGEHAFRFDAMEGAGMHIHIPAEGAVETIGRAAAETGDADVLSETDMRLLATSFELDATLVTDDYAMQNVAEHLGVSVKVIAREGIEEQRNWRFQCAGCGREFDEKHDRCPICGSDLTRKNPA, encoded by the coding sequence ATGCAAGTTCTCGATTCTTCGGCGTTCATACACGAGTACCACACCGACGAGCAGACCGCTTCGATACCCGACGTGCAGTCGGAACTGGAGGGCGAACACGCGTTCCGTTTCGACGCGATGGAGGGCGCGGGGATGCACATCCACATCCCCGCCGAGGGGGCCGTCGAGACCATCGGTCGCGCCGCCGCGGAGACGGGCGACGCCGACGTGCTCTCGGAGACCGACATGCGACTGCTCGCCACGTCCTTCGAACTCGACGCGACGCTCGTCACCGACGACTACGCGATGCAGAACGTCGCCGAACACCTCGGCGTCTCGGTGAAGGTCATCGCCCGCGAGGGCATCGAAGAGCAGCGCAACTGGCGGTTCCAGTGCGCCGGCTGCGGACGCGAGTTCGACGAGAAACACGACCGCTGTCCCATCTGCGGGTCGGACCTCACGCGAAAGAACCCGGCGTAA
- a CDS encoding CPBP family intramembrane glutamic endopeptidase: MQSEPSPQSQSPTHVQVAGTVVSVVAGAFAVGIAVSLVGVLLLRLAGVSTETPAMRAALSSLQYVGFGIAAYLYLSKRNEWDIVRWRIPTLRDVGWIFGGLVILVGALVAVSAVIQQLGIEVAANQVITTGQQNPIYFLYMVPVTVFFVGPMEELIFRGIVQEKLRRIYGQTLAVVVASAVFAVAHWLALIGSGGGKIASIAVIFVLGAILALLYEWSENLVVVAVVHGLFNSYQFLGQYAIATGLIPGA, from the coding sequence ATGCAGTCAGAACCTTCCCCGCAGTCACAGTCCCCGACGCACGTACAGGTCGCCGGGACCGTCGTCTCCGTCGTCGCCGGCGCGTTCGCCGTTGGGATCGCCGTCTCGCTCGTCGGCGTATTGCTACTTCGGCTCGCGGGCGTCTCGACGGAGACGCCGGCGATGCGCGCCGCCCTCAGTTCGCTGCAGTACGTCGGCTTCGGCATCGCCGCCTACCTCTACCTCTCGAAGCGGAACGAGTGGGACATCGTCCGCTGGCGGATCCCGACGCTCCGCGACGTCGGCTGGATCTTCGGCGGCCTCGTGATTCTCGTCGGCGCGCTCGTCGCCGTCTCCGCCGTCATCCAGCAGCTCGGCATCGAGGTGGCGGCCAATCAGGTGATCACGACCGGCCAGCAGAACCCCATATACTTCCTCTACATGGTGCCGGTGACGGTGTTCTTCGTCGGGCCAATGGAGGAACTCATCTTCCGCGGCATCGTTCAGGAGAAGCTCCGCCGCATCTACGGACAGACGCTCGCCGTCGTCGTCGCCAGCGCCGTCTTCGCGGTCGCTCACTGGCTGGCGCTCATCGGCAGCGGCGGCGGCAAAATCGCGAGCATCGCGGTCATCTTCGTCCTCGGCGCTATCCTCGCGCTGCTGTACGAGTGGTCGGAGAATCTGGTCGTCGTGGCCGTCGTCCACGGCCTGTTCAACTCCTACCAGTTCCTCGGTCAGTACGCTATCGCGACCGGCCTGATTCCGGGCGCGTAG
- a CDS encoding glucose-6-phosphate isomerase, whose translation MYVDLGNVLDSTPGLSREQLERLDERVADAHERIERGRADAEHGYAALNLPETTDPDEIRAAVEPFGDAEAVLTVGIGGSALGAATVSEALGGDVDAHFLDNVDPEATTTLLDSLPLDRTAVNVVSRSGTTAETLANFLVVRDAMESAGVDWTERTFVTTGEEGNLRELADNHDLPALQVPDGVPGRFSALSTVGLACAAIQGHDLDAILAGAADEAESLSGSLFDSPAYAYGAAAYALDRRGATVNAMMPYAESLEYFAEWFAQLWAESLGKEGVGQTPARALGATDQHSQLQLYRAGRHDKLVTLVRPREREDRPIPETDLDGLSYLGGSTLGELLDAEFEATEASLAAAGQPNVRVEIDRVDERGVGELLYGMEAACVLYGELENVSTFTQPAVEWGKRAARGLLGGGDFEEADAVSDKTRLEVE comes from the coding sequence ATGTACGTCGACCTCGGCAACGTCCTCGACTCGACGCCGGGACTGAGCCGCGAGCAGTTGGAGCGACTCGACGAACGCGTCGCCGACGCCCACGAACGCATCGAGCGGGGTCGCGCCGACGCCGAACACGGCTACGCGGCGTTAAATCTGCCAGAGACGACCGACCCCGACGAGATTCGCGCCGCGGTCGAACCGTTCGGTGACGCCGAGGCCGTCCTGACCGTCGGCATCGGCGGCAGCGCCCTCGGCGCGGCAACCGTCTCGGAGGCGCTCGGCGGCGACGTCGACGCGCACTTCCTCGACAACGTCGACCCCGAGGCGACGACGACGCTTCTCGACTCCCTCCCGTTGGATCGGACCGCAGTAAACGTCGTCTCCCGGTCTGGAACGACCGCCGAAACGCTCGCGAACTTCCTCGTCGTCCGCGACGCGATGGAGTCGGCGGGCGTCGACTGGACCGAGCGGACGTTCGTCACGACCGGCGAGGAGGGCAACCTCCGCGAGTTGGCCGACAACCACGACCTCCCCGCGCTGCAGGTGCCCGACGGCGTGCCGGGTCGCTTCTCGGCGCTCTCCACCGTCGGCCTCGCCTGCGCGGCGATTCAGGGCCACGACCTCGACGCGATTCTCGCGGGCGCGGCCGACGAGGCCGAGAGCCTCTCGGGGTCGCTGTTCGACTCGCCCGCCTACGCCTACGGCGCGGCCGCCTACGCGCTCGACCGCCGCGGCGCGACGGTCAACGCGATGATGCCGTACGCCGAGTCGCTGGAGTACTTCGCCGAGTGGTTCGCGCAACTGTGGGCCGAGAGCCTCGGCAAGGAGGGGGTCGGCCAGACGCCCGCCCGCGCGCTCGGCGCGACCGACCAACACTCGCAACTCCAACTCTACAGAGCGGGTCGCCACGACAAACTCGTCACGCTCGTCCGTCCGCGAGAGCGCGAGGACCGACCGATTCCCGAGACCGACCTCGACGGACTGTCGTACCTCGGCGGGTCGACGCTCGGCGAACTGCTCGACGCGGAGTTCGAGGCGACGGAAGCGAGTCTCGCGGCGGCGGGCCAACCCAACGTTCGCGTCGAAATCGATCGCGTCGACGAACGCGGGGTCGGCGAACTCCTGTACGGGATGGAGGCCGCCTGCGTCCTCTACGGGGAACTGGAGAACGTCTCGACGTTCACGCAACCGGCCGTCGAGTGGGGCAAGCGCGCCGCGCGCGGCCTCCTGGGCGGCGGCGACTTCGAGGAAGCCGACGCCGTCAGCGACAAGACGCGACTCGAAGTCGAGTAG
- a CDS encoding DUF5812 family protein gives MTDDSKEGTFLVTAADDETAVLKDVEDGQVHTLASNPGVERHDAVEGVVAPDPPMNVTWQLVEVNSRRPLRIEESSESPTTMVRDVAAEQPVGELTRRERAGTGEIHVVTVPEDRTEQAVADVLDDEEGLLSRAARLGVSRVEVRSSPGVVSVRYMP, from the coding sequence ATGACTGACGACTCAAAGGAAGGGACGTTCCTCGTCACCGCCGCGGACGACGAGACGGCCGTATTGAAGGACGTTGAAGACGGGCAGGTCCACACCCTCGCGTCGAATCCGGGTGTCGAGCGACATGACGCCGTCGAGGGCGTCGTCGCGCCCGACCCACCGATGAACGTCACGTGGCAACTCGTCGAGGTCAACTCGCGTCGGCCGCTCCGAATCGAGGAGAGCAGCGAGTCGCCGACGACGATGGTCCGCGACGTCGCCGCCGAGCAACCCGTGGGCGAACTGACGCGACGCGAGCGCGCCGGAACTGGCGAAATTCACGTCGTGACGGTCCCCGAGGACAGAACCGAGCAAGCCGTCGCCGACGTGCTCGACGACGAGGAGGGGCTGCTCTCGCGGGCGGCGCGACTCGGCGTCAGTAGGGTGGAAGTGCGTTCGTCGCCCGGCGTCGTCTCGGTTCGGTACATGCCGTAG
- the eif1A gene encoding translation initiation factor eIF-1A: MSEETGRRNLRMPNDDELFAVVTEHNGGNHVRVRCNDGKERMGRIPGRMKYRTWINEGDVVLVEPWDWQDEKANIEWRYTDQDAEQLRQEGHIQ; this comes from the coding sequence GTGAGCGAAGAAACTGGGCGTCGGAACCTTCGAATGCCCAACGACGACGAGCTGTTCGCGGTCGTCACCGAGCACAACGGTGGCAATCACGTCCGCGTTCGCTGCAACGACGGCAAAGAGCGAATGGGACGGATTCCCGGCCGCATGAAGTACCGCACGTGGATCAACGAGGGCGACGTCGTCCTCGTCGAGCCGTGGGACTGGCAGGACGAGAAGGCCAACATCGAGTGGCGTTACACCGACCAGGACGCCGAGCAGCTCCGGCAAGAAGGCCACATCCAGTAG
- the secF gene encoding protein translocase subunit SecF → MVAFDVPEVDYTRYTNRQLAAVPLAVLALALLVIAVTFATTGAPVALGTEFSGGTEVRLAVDAPDGQAEQVIQRAFDADIESIQSVPSDGTYVVTFGPDTDPAQLEQTVENPPNDAAQRLEIQSLSTVSASFAGDSQRLALGGVGVAFLGMSLVVFALFRTFVPSIAVVVSAFSDVVIPVALMNLLGIELSLGTVAALLMLIGYSVDSDILLNDHILRRSGDFYESTYRAMRTGVTMTLTSLAAMIVMTITATLFGIQLLSAIGIILVFGLTADLMNTYLLNLSLLRWYKFEGVRR, encoded by the coding sequence ATGGTTGCATTCGACGTACCGGAGGTCGATTACACCCGGTACACGAATCGCCAACTCGCGGCGGTTCCGCTCGCGGTCCTCGCGCTCGCCCTTCTCGTCATCGCCGTCACGTTCGCGACGACGGGCGCGCCCGTGGCGCTCGGAACCGAGTTCTCCGGCGGAACGGAGGTGCGACTCGCCGTCGACGCCCCCGACGGACAGGCCGAGCAGGTCATCCAGCGGGCGTTCGATGCCGACATCGAGTCGATTCAGTCCGTCCCGTCCGACGGGACGTACGTCGTCACCTTCGGTCCCGACACGGACCCCGCGCAGTTGGAACAGACGGTAGAGAACCCGCCGAACGACGCGGCCCAGCGTCTCGAAATACAAAGTCTCTCGACGGTCTCGGCGAGCTTCGCGGGTGACTCCCAGCGACTCGCGCTCGGCGGCGTCGGCGTCGCGTTCCTCGGGATGAGCCTCGTCGTCTTCGCGCTGTTCCGGACGTTCGTCCCCTCCATCGCCGTCGTCGTCTCGGCGTTCTCCGACGTCGTCATCCCGGTAGCGCTGATGAACCTCCTCGGCATCGAACTCTCGTTGGGGACCGTCGCCGCACTGTTGATGCTCATCGGGTACAGCGTCGACTCCGACATCCTCCTGAACGACCACATCCTGCGCCGATCGGGCGACTTCTACGAGTCGACGTACCGCGCAATGCGGACGGGTGTCACGATGACGCTCACGTCGCTCGCCGCGATGATCGTCATGACGATTACGGCGACGCTGTTCGGAATCCAACTGCTCTCGGCCATCGGTATCATCCTCGTCTTCGGGCTGACCGCCGACCTGATGAACACGTACCTGCTGAACCTCAGCCTGCTTCGCTGGTACAAGTTCGAGGGGGTGAGGCGATGA
- a CDS encoding preprotein translocase subunit SecD → MSTLRDNWRVILLVVLLVASVFALFGPAGGAAGGADGNQTAGNGSVAGASDGPTNLVYGLDLSGGTRIRAPLVGVTAEEVEFDNDSTAQVAQNVAGELPNADVTDVTVRQPTQDRSATVEVTTRNVSTDDLAAALDAAGYEYGNVRDGVTEETREQTVAVISNKINQAGLSGGSARIVSTSTGEYFVLIEVPDEQRSDVLELVSQQGQVQVDAYYPVEENGSTEYRREMVLEQGDFQDIGNPEQGQGGSPPNVPVVIRESEAPEFQQRMVETGVAGDGGSVCSYDENPNETGPCLLTVVDGEVIYSAGMSPGLADDMRSGQWESNPQFVLQTTNYSEAQQLSINLRAGALPAPLDIGPDGEGTSSYISPTQGENFRINSLITGIVAVLAVSAVVFFRYGSARVAAPMVVTALSEVVILLGAAAWLRYPLDLAVIGGFIAVIGTGVDDLIIIADEVMAEGDVHSRKVFQSRFKKAFWVIGAAAVTTIIAMSPLAVLSLGDLRGFAIFTILGVLIGVIVTRPAYGDILRALLTDR, encoded by the coding sequence ATGAGCACCCTCCGCGACAACTGGCGGGTCATCCTGCTGGTCGTCCTCCTCGTCGCCAGCGTGTTCGCGCTGTTCGGTCCCGCCGGCGGCGCCGCCGGCGGCGCAGACGGGAACCAGACCGCCGGCAACGGGAGCGTCGCCGGAGCCAGCGACGGCCCGACAAACCTCGTCTACGGACTCGACCTCTCGGGCGGGACCCGCATCCGCGCGCCGCTCGTCGGCGTCACCGCCGAGGAAGTCGAGTTCGACAACGACTCGACCGCGCAGGTCGCCCAGAACGTCGCCGGCGAGCTGCCGAACGCCGACGTGACCGACGTGACGGTCCGACAGCCGACGCAGGACCGCTCGGCGACCGTCGAAGTCACGACGCGAAACGTCTCCACTGACGATCTCGCCGCGGCGCTCGACGCGGCCGGCTACGAGTACGGCAACGTTCGCGACGGCGTCACCGAGGAGACCCGAGAGCAGACCGTCGCCGTCATCAGCAACAAGATCAATCAGGCGGGGCTCTCCGGCGGCTCCGCGCGCATCGTCTCCACGTCGACCGGCGAGTACTTCGTCCTCATCGAAGTACCCGACGAACAGCGCTCGGACGTGCTCGAGCTCGTCAGCCAGCAGGGTCAGGTGCAGGTCGACGCCTACTACCCGGTCGAAGAGAACGGCTCGACGGAGTACCGCCGCGAGATGGTGCTCGAACAGGGCGACTTCCAGGACATCGGCAACCCCGAGCAAGGGCAGGGCGGCAGTCCGCCGAACGTGCCCGTGGTCATTCGCGAGTCCGAAGCGCCGGAGTTCCAGCAGCGGATGGTCGAAACCGGCGTCGCTGGCGATGGGGGAAGCGTCTGTAGCTACGACGAGAACCCCAACGAGACGGGACCGTGTCTGTTGACCGTCGTCGACGGCGAAGTCATCTACTCGGCCGGGATGAGCCCCGGTCTCGCCGACGACATGCGGAGCGGCCAGTGGGAGAGCAACCCGCAGTTCGTCCTCCAGACGACGAACTACTCGGAGGCCCAGCAGCTCTCCATAAACCTTCGCGCCGGCGCGCTCCCCGCGCCGCTGGACATCGGCCCGGACGGCGAGGGAACGTCGTCGTACATCTCGCCGACGCAGGGTGAGAACTTCCGCATCAACTCGCTCATCACGGGCATTGTCGCCGTGCTCGCCGTCAGCGCAGTCGTCTTCTTCCGCTACGGCTCCGCCCGCGTCGCGGCCCCGATGGTCGTGACGGCGCTGTCGGAGGTGGTCATCCTCCTCGGCGCGGCGGCGTGGCTGCGCTACCCGCTCGACCTCGCGGTCATCGGCGGCTTCATCGCCGTCATCGGAACGGGGGTGGACGACCTCATCATCATCGCCGACGAGGTGATGGCCGAAGGCGACGTGCACTCCAGAAAGGTGTTCCAGTCGCGCTTCAAGAAGGCGTTCTGGGTCATCGGCGCGGCCGCCGTGACGACCATCATCGCGATGAGTCCGCTGGCGGTGCTCTCGCTCGGCGACCTGCGCGGCTTCGCCATCTTCACCATCCTCGGCGTGCTCATCGGCGTCATCGTCACCCGACCCGCCTACGGTGACATCCTGCGGGCGCTCTTGACCGACCGCTGA
- the rnhB gene encoding ribonuclease HII — translation MELGADEAGKGPVLGPMVAAAVRAPSAALPDGLDDSKRLSPAKRESLAARLCEDSAVTVGVAVVAPARIDDPETDMNGLTVAAQAEALAAVAENGDVAVVDAGDVDEARFGRRVRAAVEAGGRKIDVRSEHRADESHPVVSAASVVAKVERDARVEAIAESYGDVGSGYPSDPTTRTFLREYVREHGTLPDCARSSWQTCADVLAAAEQSALSEF, via the coding sequence ATGGAACTCGGTGCCGACGAAGCGGGGAAGGGACCGGTGCTCGGTCCCATGGTCGCGGCGGCGGTTCGCGCGCCCTCGGCGGCGCTACCGGACGGACTTGACGACTCGAAACGGCTCTCACCGGCGAAGCGGGAGTCGCTCGCGGCGCGACTCTGCGAGGATTCGGCGGTGACCGTCGGCGTCGCCGTCGTCGCACCGGCGCGCATCGACGACCCGGAGACGGACATGAACGGTTTGACCGTCGCCGCGCAGGCGGAGGCGCTCGCCGCCGTCGCCGAGAACGGCGACGTCGCCGTCGTCGATGCGGGCGACGTGGACGAAGCGCGGTTCGGTCGCCGAGTACGCGCGGCCGTCGAAGCCGGCGGTCGAAAAATCGACGTGCGGTCGGAACACCGCGCCGACGAGTCGCATCCGGTCGTCAGCGCGGCGAGCGTCGTCGCCAAAGTCGAGCGGGACGCGCGCGTCGAGGCTATCGCAGAGTCGTACGGCGACGTCGGGAGCGGCTATCCGAGTGACCCGACGACGCGGACGTTTCTTCGGGAGTACGTCCGCGAACACGGGACGCTCCCGGACTGTGCGCGTTCGTCGTGGCAGACCTGCGCCGACGTGCTGGCGGCCGCCGAGCAGTCGGCGCTGTCGGAGTTCTGA